From the genome of Bos indicus isolate NIAB-ARS_2022 breed Sahiwal x Tharparkar chromosome 2, NIAB-ARS_B.indTharparkar_mat_pri_1.0, whole genome shotgun sequence:
ACTCTGAAATGGAGAGCAGATTAGAGCCCTAGTTTCTGGTCTCTGCTCCTTCCAAACCCTGGATTGGTAATGCAGTAGAAAGCACATAGGATTGGAAGTGAGCCATACCTGAATCTGAAGGCACCTCtgggtgatggcaacccactccagcattcttgcctgaaaatcccaaggacagaggtgcctgacaggttacagcctatgaagtcacaagagtcagacacgacttagtgactaaaccacccctGGGTGATCCTGTGTAGGTAATTTactcctcagtttccccatctataagtTGGAGATGTTAAAAATCTAATCCCTCATAGGTTCTGGTGAGAAGGCCCAATGCCTGGCCCCCCAGGTTCCTGATGGCCACAATAATACCTTCCCCTAGTCAgggtcctcctccaggaagcttctTGGAGGGAGCCGCCCGCCTCAGATTGCCCCACTGCAGCTTGCCTCCTCAGCACTTAGGTGCATTCTTTGCAGTAATTCCCTGGGAGGCCAGCAGAGCAGCCGGCCTGGAGCTGACTTGGCAGCAAGGCGGGGTTGCAGAATCCTCAGGGTAGGAATGTTGCCTGGTCACTTTCGGTGTGTGAAGCTGGGCTGCTGAGAAAACAGTGTCGGAGCCCagctcctctcttctcccctccctggtGCTAGGCCCAGGGAGATGCTTCTGCTAGAGGAACAGATTTGAGATGACACAAGTTTCCCTGTCATGTTCCTGTGTCCGCGGATGGGGTCTGCTACATTCTTCCCACTTTGCTCgcttctctcgtggctcagacggtaaagcatctgcctgcaatgtggaagaccggggttcgatccctgggttgggaagatcccctggagaaggaaatggcaacccactccagtacccttgcctgggaaaatcccacagacagaggagcctggtaggttcctggtaggtccatggggttgcaaagagtcggacatgactgagcgacctcactttcctTTCCTACTTGGCTCAGAAGGCTTCCTGAGATTTTGACCCACCACCTGCCCAAGAGCAGAAAGAGTCTGGGTTTTAACTTCCAGCCCTGCCATTTCTGAATGGCCTCTCCTCTGAACCTTAAGTGTTTTACTACtagaagcctcagtttcttcatctgtaaaaatgagtCTAATATTTGCTTCCCTGGGTCCTTGTAAAGATAAACGAGTGTGTCATAGTCAAAAGAGCGTGCATGGACTTGAGAATTCAACTGACCTGGGTTCTGGTCTCAGCCTGACTACTCTATGACTTTGGACACGACTTTCCTGTGCCTCAGGTCCCCCACCTGTAAATTgggaaaataatacataaaaattggGATTATTATGAGGGTAAAGGTAGTAATGCATGTGAACTGCCAATTACATTCCTATTTGAGCAGTTTGCATCAGGCCTGGCACAAAACTGCTTTACTTGCAGTTTTAGAGAGGTAGAATAGCATAGTGGTTGAGACATGAACTCTTGAGTTTAATTCCCAGCTCTGCATTCAccggctgtgtgactttgggcaagttacttggcccctctgtgcttccagttcCCCATCTGTAGAGTGGGAGTAAGAGTACCTTCCTCATAGAGTTACTGTAAGAACTGTGTGAGTTTATATCCTAATTATAAAGTGCCTAGATCAAGACCTGGCATTTAGTAAATTCCATGCACCTATGTTATCATTATTGCTGTTCTGAGTCATTCCTCTGAAGGGGCCACTCTCCAGATGAGGAAATACAGGTTTAGAGAATGAAATGACTTTCCAAAGGCAAACCAGCTGGTAAGTGGTCAACCGTGGTTGATGTCACTGTGATTATTGCGTGTAAACCCAGAGCGGACCCCCCCTGGAAGCCAGGTCGCTGACAATTCTTCCTCCCGCCGGCCCCCTGCAGGTCGTCCGCAGCAGCCTGGAGGAGCAGGGGCTGCGGGTGCACGGCGTGCGGCTGCACGGCTCGGCCGCCAGCCACGTGCTGCACCCCGAGAGCGGCCTGGGCTACAAGGACCTGGATCTGGTGTTCCGCGTGGACCTGCGCAGCGAGGCGTCCTTCCAGTTGACCAAGGAAGTGGTGCTGGCCTGCCTGCTGGACTTTCTGCCGGCCGGCGTGAGCCGGGCCAAGATCACGCCGCTGACCCTCAAGGAGGCTTACGTGCAGAAGCTGGTGAAAGTGTGCACTGACACGGACCGCTGGAGCCTCATCTCGCTGTCCAACAAGAGCGGCAAGAACGTGGAGCTCAAGTTCGTGGACTCAGTCAGGCGCCAGTTCGAGTTCAGTGTCGACTCGTTCCAGATCCTCCTGGACTCCCTGCTGCTCTTCAGCCAGTGCTCGCCCACGCCCATGTCAGAGGCCTTCCACCCATCGGTGACCGGCGAGAGCCTGTACGGGGACTTCGCCGAGGCCCTGGACCACCTGCGGCACCGCGTCATCGCCACGCGCAGCCCCGAAGAGATCCGCGGGGGCGGCCTCCTCAAGTACTGCCACCTGCTGGTGCGCGGCTTCCGGCCGCGGCCCAGCACCGACGTGGGCGCCCTGCAGCGCTACATGTGTTCCCGCTTCTTCATCGACTTCCCCGACCTGGTGGAGCAGCGGCGCACGCTGGAGCGCTACCTCGAGGCCCACTTCAGCGGGGCCGACGCGGCGCGCCGCTATGCCTGCCTGGTGACGCTGCACCGGGTGGTCAATGAGAGCACCGTGTGCCTCATGAACCACGAGCGCCGCCAGACGCTGGACCTCATCACCGCGCTGGCGCTCCAGGCGCTGGCCGAGCAGGGCCCGGCGGCCGCCGCCGCCCTGGCCTGGCGCTGCCCCGCGATCCCCGACGGGTTGGTGCCCGCCACCACCGTCAGCTACTACGTGACCCCCGTGCAGCCTCTGCTGGCCCGGGCCCACGCCTCCTATCCCACCTGGCTGCCCTGTAACTGACTCGGCCCCTGGCCGGTAAGGACTCGGCCGCCCCGGATGGACTGGGTCTTCCAGGAGGGCGGGGAGGACCGGGCCAGAGACAGGCAGCCGGGCCTAGGGGGCCCAGCACTGCTGCAGAGTCAGGCCTCCGACTGAACAAACCAGATTTCTCCCCGAAGGGAGGGCCCCAGAGGACTGAAGGCCAAACTGGGGTTCTCGGTAAATGGACTTTTTGGTTATTTGCGCCACCCTTTTGGAGCAGCATAATTGTGGGGTGCCAGGGTAATTCGTCTTGAGGGTCAACTGCCTTTAGGAGGAGACAAAGAATGTTTGGGATGGTAGCCTCAAGGCCCATCATCTCAGGCTGATTTCTGTGGCCTAGAAAGGGTCTTTCTGGCTCGGGCCAGCCCTCAGTGACACCAGCAGCCTTCAAGGGCCTGCAGCCCATGCAAtggctaaaatatttttatgttatggGAATCACTCACTTTGAGTCGGACTGAACCACTAACTAGgaggagggaaactgaggcagatgCCTAGGTTTGGAGAGGGATAGGTTTAGCTCAGCCCCCTAACACCCCTACCCCGAGCTGTCTAGGTGCGCCGTGGCCAGGAACCAAGCAGCCTGGGGTGGAACAGAAGCCATGCCCCTGTCGGGGtgcttctcccttcccccacgTGGTGAGGAGCCCTCCTGCCTGGGAGCTTGTTCTCTAGAAGGTGCTGGGTCCAATGTAGCCACAGTCAAGTGATCCCACCCTCCTGGCCTGGTTACAGGGTCCTCACGAGGGAAAGGAGAGGTAtgccccacctcccttcccatccctctggatttgTAACTATTTTGCACTTTTAACACCTGCCAATAAAGATTGTCCACACTGAGCTTAGCACCATGCTTTCTCCTGGGAGAAGGATCTTCCATGGCTGTGGGGTCTGTGGCTGCCTCTCGCCCAGCCTGAGTCTGGCTTGTATTGtgggaggggactttgggggACGGGGTCTGAGTCCTGGCCGGTGGTTAGGGAATGCCCCTCCTTCCCCCAGCTTGGCAGTTGTGCTACAAGCCTCTGTCTACACATGTGATTTGCCCCTGCACATCATTTCAGCAAATCTCTTGCTAAAAAGGAGATGTTTCAGTGTTTCCTACCTAGAGTCCTGATGACCCTGGAACTGGCTCATACTCCAATGCTCAGGGCTGCTTGACTCCATCTCTGCTCAACCTTCCCCaactccctcccccaacccccccgCCCCAGGAAGCAGGTGAACAAGCAGGGGGAGTCTGGACTGGAGACCCTCCCTCTAGATGTGGCAGCTGGGACTAGGTTGGGGGGGGCCTTCTGGCACCTCCAAAGCCAGAGCCCAGGTTTGGCCTCCCCACtgggagttgttgttcagtcgctaagtcatgtccgactctttgcaacctcattgcagcatgccaggcttcccagtcctccactatctcccagagtttgctcaaactcatgtctgctgagtcaatgatgccatcccaccatctcatcctctgtcgtccccttctccttctgccctcaatctttcccataatcagggtctttcccaataggtcagctcttggcatcaagtagccaaaagactgtagcttcagcatcagtccttccaatgaatattcagggctgatttcctttaggattgactggtttgatctccttgctgtctcctCCCTCTCGCATCCCTGAGTGCTGGTGGGGGGATGCCTTGCTCTAAGCAAGTCCCCTAGAGGGGCAAGGACTCTCATTTCCAAACCCAGCTGGGACCATGCCTGGCTGCCTGGGAGTGCCAGCCGCCAGCCACAAGCTCTTAGGGAGGTGTTCCCTCAGGGCATCAGCCAGTCACAGGCCTGGACGCTGCCTACTGTTTACCCAGCCTCTTTGATCCAGGGAGTGCAATGTCCTTAACATATTCAGGCTCATTAGTGGCCTCTGAAGTGCTGGCTTTTATGGTTCCAGTCAGAGTGGAGAAAACAAGGCTGCGGAGGAGGCCCCAGGCCACCTGGTTGAGTCCAGCCATCTCACCTGCTCGGTGCGTCCCTGCTGGGCTCAGAATGGCTAGAAGGATGAGTGGAAAGTCTGTCTGCTTGGTGACTAAAAGCAGCCTCCCACCCTACCCTGGCTGTGCCCACTCAACTAGGGTCCTAGGATGGGGGGCACTAAGTTTGTCCCAGCTCCTGCTTTGGGGTGTGAGGGTGAAGCTCACAGTGTAAGCACAGAGGCCTAGCTTCTTGGAGTGGGGAGTGGGATTCACCTGCCTGTGCTTGTTTCAGAGGGGAGGAGCCAGAAATCCATGGCACACGCGTGTGTGCACTGGATTCAGCCCACGTGCGCTGGCTACCCCTTCAGGGGTTGGAAACACAACAGGAAACAAAGACCAACATCCCTACCCTTGTGAAAATCACACTCgaatgggaaagagaaaataaactaaattaTATAGTCTTAGAAGGTCAGCGACGCCTAAGAATATACGTAGCTGGGTAAGGGATTGGAAGTGCTGAGGTGTGCAACTTTAAAAAGGGTGTGCCTCCTTGAAAGGGCAACAGTCTGATTGAACAAAGACAATGGGGAGCAAACCATGCGGATGTCTGGGGAAAGAGCCTTCCGGGTGGAGGGGACTCATCACATGCTCCTGGCAGGTGTGTCTGGGGAAGGGCACGTGTGCCTGAGGCTGCCCGGCTCACCCTGCACAGGTCTGTGTGCTGCCCAAGAGAAGTGGAAGACGGGAGTTTCCTGCTAACAGCTACCACTTCTGGAGAGCTCTCCCCCAGACTGGGCGCCAGGCTGAGGTCTCCCCAATCACAGCATCCCAATGCACCCCGGCAACAACTCCACGAGAGAAGGACaagtatttccattttacagacaagaaaactgacgCCAGAGAGGCTTGTGGGCCATTGCTGTTAACTCCTGCACCATCCTGCCCTTACACTCTGGTTTCACCTGGTTGGGCATGACAGTATGTCTCCTATACATACATGTGACATGGCACATTTGGCATGTGACAGATAAAAAAGCTTGCATTACTGTGACTTGGCCATTTTACAACGATGGCAGAGTGTAGCAGTTGTGCCCACCTGTACATTTTCTTGATGGAACTGTGACACCTGATACGGCTTGTGGTGGCAGTGTCAGAGGCCTATATGACAGCGGGCGTGCCTGTTGGGTGTGTTTGGAGGAGGTGTAGTGTTTCCGGGTGTGAGAGAAACACGGACTCAGTGGCTGGCATTGTTCTCTGATGGACAATCCCTGTAGCCATCTAAGATGCCAGGACAGGAAAGAATCAAGAACTAGGAGCCAGAAAGGGGGAAGACTGAGGGAGGAAAAGACCCATACCCCTTCTCCTCTCCAAGCAACAGTCCATTTCCCCCCAAGACCTGCAGTGGGTAGGAGAGCCCCAGAGCGGGAACTGCCTTGTTGCGAAATTTGGGGATTGAAAGATAGGCCCCCAGGAAGCTGCTGGACGTGTTGGCCCTTCCAGTCCCACTCTCTGCCCTCCTTCATGCTCTGTGATCCTGGGAGGCTGACCTCTATGAACTGTGCATCAATGGCTCCCTTGTTCCCTGCCTCTCTGTTGGGTTCAGCCAATGAGAGTCCCCAGCAGGAGGTaccagagggaggaggagaatggggtgtTTATTTCCCTGCTCCCTTCCCAACTTCCCTTCTCGGTGGTTGCCTACATCGCTCAACCAGAGGCCACTGCTCCTGTCAGGGTCCCTCTCCACACAGTTGCACTCTCCAATTCCCAAAGCCcttgcctcccctctcccctctttaCCCCTTCAGGCCCAGGAGTCGTGAAGGCTTCTCTCTGTTGCTAGCCCTACAGATAGCTGTGGTACCTTGTTAGTTTCTTAAGCCCAGCCCACAGCTTTGGAAatagtctctttaaaaaaaattttttttaattttttaaaaatttatttatttggctgatctgggtcttagttgcagctcccaggaccttcgatcttcattgcagcaggatctttagttcccaactcttagttgcagcatgtgggatctagttcccccaccagggatagaacctgggtccccGGCATTGGgtactcagagtcttagccacaggaccaccagggaagtccaagaaataGTCCCTTTTTAAATCTCTCCCCAGTTTGAGTGTGCCCTGTCTCTGCTGGGACCCCGCCTGACAGGGGCACCCATCCACCAGCACGGTCACACGCAGTTCCCCACGGATCACCATGCTGCCATGTCATCACACTCACATCCCTTTGTCCCATGAGGGCATCCCATCCCCGAGCTTCCGCATCACATCCTTCATTCAGGAAGCTTCCTGGAGAGGTTCAGCTTGGAGCCAAGTCAAGGGAGCAGTCAGTCTGCAAATCCATCAACAGGCCCAGACTGCCAAACGAAACTAAACGGCAACTGCTCAAAGAACTGCCAACTTAAAGAGCCCTGCCAGACACGCGAAAAGGCAAGGTGGTGCAGGCACTCACAGAGTAGACCTCAAGACCACACGGGCTGATCTCACATCACTGAGGTTTATTCTTCCTGAATGCACACAACAGGCAACTGACTCCATATGCGTTCCTTTTGTGGAATTCTACAAGTTCTGGGTGAGGTGTGAGTCCATCTGGCCCCCTTCCGTCTACCATCAAGATATTTGAATCAAGTGCtcccttttttcatttaaaacttaatatttttatgtggTCAACCCCTCTTCCCGAGAAAGAGGTGTCTCCCCTGGGAGCCAGCAGCCCATTATCTTTCTGAGGGGCCGCAGGCAGGCACCCACACAGGACAAGGATGGTGGGCAAAGAAAACTGAGGGACTGTTCAGAGCAACATTTTCCCTCAAACAGCCCTCCTGCCACTGTTTGACTGAGCAGCAACGGCACCTACCAAAATGGGGACCCCAGCTGCGCTGAGActtgttttttaaagagaaatcctTTTCTCAGTGGAAAGGTTTGCTGCTCTGTTAATCTGATTGCATCTCAAAGGACTTGTAACATCCCCAGTTGTACCATGTAAGCCAGAGTCAAATGCGGGAACATATAAATTCCTAGTAGAGGCAACTTCCCTAGAACCCAGCCCCTTGCCACTGTCAAGTGAGGGGCTCCTTTGAGGTGAGGAGGGTGCTCCGCTTGTGCAGGGCTGATTAGAGAAGTCTTCCTGAAGGAGGTGAAAGGAGCAGAATCCAGAAGTCAGATCCTGAGTTGAGGCTcgggaggagctgggaggagcTGGAAAGAATAATTTCAAGAGCTTTcattacctctctctctctcacacagccACCCAGCCCCACCCAAACCCTTCAGCATTTACCTCCTTAAGAGAGGCCATTGTGGAGAGAAGGCGCAAGGGCAATATTTTGGAAAAGGGCTCCACTGGCTCCCGCCCTGGAAGGGGTGGGGGCTCCTGGGGTGAGCTCCCTTGGGCCTCTGTCCTTGGCTGGGATCCCCACTGGTCTGAGCAGCTGGAATGGAATGTTCCTGGGATAAAACGCCTGCCCCTCCTCCACATCTCCCCTTATGGAGTTCCTCGGGGAAGGCACTGGGGGGAGAAGGGGGACTGTTCTGGGATGCCTGATATGGCGATGCTCTGGACAAGCAAAGGCCCACACTACCCAGGGGCTCTGTCCTGGCAGCCTCTCCTAGGCCAGGTAGGCTGGCTCCACTGAGCATTTACAGACCTTCTCTGTGTGCTAGTGACCTCTCACTTAATACTTGGAAATCATCTCCTTCCTAACTCcccataaaacacacacacacaagaaacgggctcagagaagggaagtCATTTGCCCAAGTTCTCCCAGCTGAGAAGCTGAGCTCCAGGCTAGGACTAAATCCCACGTCTTTCTTGTTCTAAGTATCAGGACACTTTCTGCCCCACCAGGGAGCCAGTCAGCCTCCTCCTCTACCATCCCAGGCTCTGCACTCTCCAATCATGCCAGCCCAGGtgcacagaggaggaggaagccctCCAAGGCAAACCCAGGCCCTAAGCATCCCTGACCTGCCCTTGCTGACTCAGCCTGACTCATACCCCAGAGCACAACCAAGCTAGGCAGCCAGCCTTTGGAGGGTGTGGCCAGACCTTGGAGGGGTGGCACCTTTTTTGCCACCAATGTCTGATCACATCCCTCCTCAGAACCAAGGACTAGGGTTTCCTGTACCCAGACTCAAAGAGCAAGTGCTCAGAAACCCATGTGGAGCCCTCAATatcttgaaaaacagaaagcCACATAGCCTAATGTTGAAGGTGTCCCCCACTTAGGTGTTCCATGTGATTGGGCCAGTCACTCACTCTCcctgaccctcagtttcctcatctgtggaaATGGGAATAACTCCtactttgttggcagagtagcTGGGAGGATTGAAACAGCTAATGGGTGTAAAGCGCTTAGCACAGTACTTGGCATAGATGTGGTGGTTAATATATTATTCCACAACAAAGGATTCCCTTCCCCTATCACTCCTAGCCAGGGTGCGGTCAAGATCTAATGCAGGAATAAATAGGCTGGGGATGTCCCAGCTTTCCCAAATACCTCCTCCCAAGCTGAATGTAAAGGCGGGAGGAGATAAAAGTTCTCCTCCTTCAGTTCGGAGAAGACTGGGACCCCAAGTTTTTCTGGAGGGACCTGGCTGTCAGGGTAAGGGAGCCTTCTAGAGACTACCCACTGCAGGCTTGGAGCACCTTAGCTGCGAATTGTCGCTTCAACCTAATCTCTGGGAAGCCACCTTGATCCCCAGGTGGCGGCGGCAGAGATGGAGTGTTCTGATCAATTATCAGTCTAACACATCTGGGAGGAGTAAAGTACTCTGGGCTTTTACTCAGACGGTACCGCCAACAGGTGCAACCTCTCtctccaggaaagtccctcctGATGGACCTGCCCTCTGAGGTCAGAGGCCCGCCCTTTCTCTAAGTGACCGCCAGTACTCTCACGTTCTTGCCAGACCCTTAAAGATCAACGCCTGAGATGCCGGGGCAATAGGAGTAGGGGCTGGCTGGGTGCAGAGATATGGACAGAGGGAACCTGCTCCAGGCCACACCCCCACGCTCAGGGAAGCAGCCCACACTGCCCTCTGGTGGCGCCGCCCGGGGGCGCCACACTTGCCCAGGGCCAGCCAAGAGAGCGACAGGACTCATccagaggggctgctgctgctgctgctaagtcgattcagtcgtgtcggactctgtgagaccccatagacggcagtccaccaggctcccctgtccctgggattctccaggcaagaatactggagtgggatgccatttccttctccaatgcatgaaagtgaaaagtgaaactgaagtcgctcagtcgtgtccgaccctcagcgaccccatggactgcagcagcagaGAGGGGCAGGTTCCCCTAAATCCCTAAACTGGTCTTCCCGCCCCTCCCTTCGCCTTGCTGACATCCCAGCTTCACTAGTGGCCATCAGTGTCCTCGGTGCACAGATCCCTCAGGATCGCCTGTCCTTAGTCCAGTCCCCAGGGCTAGATGGCTGGGCCATCTAGAAAGTGTTTAGGAAGtcatggggcggggtgggggctaCAATATATAACCAGGGGCCAGAGTtagttgtggggcttccctggtggctcagctggtaaagaatctgcctgcaatgtgggaaacctgggttctatccctgggttgggaagatcccctggaaaacggaatggctatccactctagtattctggcctagagaattccatggactgtgtagtcacgggatcacaaagagtcagacacaactgagagattttcactcACTTCATAGTCAGTTGTGAAGGCCTGAAGACAGCCCTCCTCCAACAACGCCAGGGCAGGCTGTCTAGAGGAGGGCTGGGAGACACAAGCGCTTGAAAGCAGAGACCTTCTGATCCAGTGCTGCTTCTTGAGCGCCCTTGAGCGCCTGGACTGAGCAGAGATCAATGTTTGCTGATTGCGGAGAAAATGGAACCTTCTAGAAGGATCCTGGGTGGGCCAGGCAAGGGTGGGAAGATGACTTGTATTGTATTTGTTGGCTGAGGAGTAGTGGACAGAGCACTGAACCAAGAGCTGGGGTTTAAGTCAGTGAGCACTGTGAGCCCTGGCTGAGGCCCTTAATGAGAAGCTTGGGACATCTGGAAGTGCAGGGAGGGGACAGAGCTGCCTGTGAGCCTGGGACCAATCTCCATTCCTACATATACCACTTACTCCAGCAAGAGCTATCTCTAATTCCCTATTCGCCCTACTCCCCTCTTCCAAACCAAGGCAAAGCTGATTACCAAtaaatcccagagaaaggcaaaatTGTGGTGTCACAGAGCACTTTAAACCATTAGCTAAAAGCTTCTCTGAACCAAGAGTCCCTCCCATGCAAACAGTCCTGGCTACAGCCCAGCACTGCAGCCTGAAGCGCCTCACTGTCACCTCCAGGGAGTCCTTGTCCTCTCTCTCTAGACCCAAAGTGACCCAAGTGGCTTTGGAAGGTCCTTTCCCTCGGGAGACCAGAGGATGCCAGGGCTCCTCACTGCTCTCTCAGTCCCCAAGCTCTCAGAGTCTCTGAGACCTCCTCCTGGACTTCCCCTCCCCAGCTAAGAATGGGTTCAGGAAGGCCTGGCTGTGAGCTGAGAAACCAGGAAAAAAAGTTTGGTACCTGGGAAGAGGAAGAGctagctggagaagggataggtgaGGGCCCCCGGGGCTCTGGCTTTCAGAGCAGTGCGCCTGACCCCAAGGACTCCAGGATGAAACCAGATTCCCGTGACTCTTAGCTGCCTCGTTCTATCCCCTTCTTCCCTGCAAGCTCTGACATGAGGAGCGATAGCTATGTTCAGAGAGGGACTGAGGAAACCAGCCCATATCGGGGATGGAGTTGTTCTAGGTCAAGGGTCCCCAATCTCTGGGATCTAATGACTGATGATCTGCTGTGGAGCTGCCataataatagtagaaataaagtgtacaatacaTGTGATGCGCttaaatcatccccaaaccatccccccacccacccatccagccCCAGTCagtagaaaaattgtcttcccaGAAACTGATCCCTAGAACTAAAAATGTTGGAGACTGCTATTCCAGGTCACACGGCAGACAAGGGGACACCAGTTCTACCTAGCCCCTGCCCCTGGCCAGCAGAGATACGGCAAGAAGGACACACATACGCCCTGGGACCTAGATCTGTCCCTAGCTGGCAGGTGACCTTGCCACTCCGTAAAATAAGGACTTCAGATCAGCTCCTGGGCGCCAGCAGCAAAAGCAGTGCCTGTTTCTAGGTGTGACATAAAAGAATAAGACATTCTTCCATGATTTATGGGAGAAGACAGACCTCTGCCCTGTGTTAACCTCCCAACAAACCTTCCAGGAGGTGAAGATACCTAGTTCACAGACCAACAAGTGAGACTGCAGTCAGCTCAGCTGGTGGGCAGCAAAGCATCAGCCAGGCCATTCACGGCTGAATGGAGCAGGGGAGCGGGCCTGAAGGGCATGTGGAAGGAAAGTGGATCTCATTTCAGGTCTGGCCCTTTAAGGCCCCACTTTCTAGAATCTAGAAGCCGATGACATACCTGCTCCCCTGGGGCCCATTACAGGATGT
Proteins encoded in this window:
- the TENT5B gene encoding terminal nucleotidyltransferase 5B translates to MMPSESETESRDRAAAQVGTAAAAAVAKAAPAGGGPDPEASSASLGQHLSGLSWPQVKRLDALLSEPIPIHGRGNFPTLSVQPRQIVQVVRSSLEEQGLRVHGVRLHGSAASHVLHPESGLGYKDLDLVFRVDLRSEASFQLTKEVVLACLLDFLPAGVSRAKITPLTLKEAYVQKLVKVCTDTDRWSLISLSNKSGKNVELKFVDSVRRQFEFSVDSFQILLDSLLLFSQCSPTPMSEAFHPSVTGESLYGDFAEALDHLRHRVIATRSPEEIRGGGLLKYCHLLVRGFRPRPSTDVGALQRYMCSRFFIDFPDLVEQRRTLERYLEAHFSGADAARRYACLVTLHRVVNESTVCLMNHERRQTLDLITALALQALAEQGPAAAAALAWRCPAIPDGLVPATTVSYYVTPVQPLLARAHASYPTWLPCN